One stretch of Pedobacter riviphilus DNA includes these proteins:
- a CDS encoding class I SAM-dependent methyltransferase codes for MKSEHIRETFGNIDIYLFDQLLKGTYDGCKTVLDAGCGTGRNLLYFLRSGVQVYGVDQNPEAIAQLKDLAGAFPHINPEENFRIAAVEQLPFENESFDLVISSAVLHFAENQEHFEAMLSSMWRVLKPGGYFFCRLASEIGIESLVRFIGNGRYILPDGSERFLVNQEMLARLTKKLGGQLHEPIKTTNVQNMRAMTTWCVRK; via the coding sequence ATGAAAAGCGAGCATATACGGGAAACCTTCGGAAACATTGATATTTATTTATTCGACCAATTACTAAAAGGCACCTATGATGGGTGCAAGACTGTTTTGGATGCTGGATGTGGAACAGGAAGAAACCTGCTTTACTTTTTAAGAAGTGGTGTACAGGTTTATGGGGTAGATCAGAATCCTGAAGCGATAGCACAGCTTAAAGATCTGGCCGGTGCCTTTCCCCATATCAATCCCGAAGAAAATTTCAGGATAGCGGCTGTAGAGCAATTGCCGTTTGAAAATGAAAGTTTTGATCTGGTCATCAGTTCTGCTGTACTCCACTTTGCGGAAAACCAGGAACATTTTGAAGCGATGTTAAGCTCCATGTGGCGCGTACTTAAACCCGGTGGATATTTCTTCTGTCGGCTGGCCTCGGAAATCGGTATTGAATCACTGGTCCGTTTTATCGGGAATGGCAGGTACATTCTTCCAGACGGATCAGAGCGTTTTTTAGTCAACCAGGAAATGCTGGCCAGGCTCACCAAAAAACTTGGGGGACAGCTTCACGAACCCATCAAGACTACCAATGTACAGAACATGAGGGCCATGACGACCTGGTGCGTGCGGAAATAA
- a CDS encoding class I SAM-dependent methyltransferase, whose translation MKSEHIWETFGNIDIYLFDQLLKGTYDGCKTVLDAGCGTGRKLLYFLRGGVQVYGVDQNAEAIAQLKNLASAFPHIDPEENFRVGRTIAV comes from the coding sequence ATGAAAAGCGAGCATATATGGGAAACCTTCGGAAACATTGATATTTATTTATTCGACCAATTACTAAAAGGCACCTATGATGGGTGCAAGACTGTTTTGGATGCTGGATGTGGAACAGGAAGAAAGCTGCTTTACTTTTTAAGAGGTGGTGTACAGGTTTATGGGGTAGATCAAAACGCTGAAGCTATCGCACAGCTTAAAAATCTGGCCAGTGCCTTTCCTCATATCGATCCCGAAGAGAACTTCAGAGTAGGTAGAACAATTGCCGTTTGA
- a CDS encoding winged helix-turn-helix domain-containing protein: MKYQQLADHIMSLIEIDQLHIGDQLPSLKQLQLQLKMSKETLLKGLNELVEKGIVESVYRKGYYVRKKAIHHSFRVFLLLDKMNILREQFYRTLFNQLENRADIDIYFHHHNYQVFEKLIKENLGSYTHYVIATFLKENVAPLLNLIPDKKRIIIDLNEQGLSGNYSSIYQDYGFDIYNSLHKLKAELKKYDRLILVAHPEAVHARLVIEGFLHYCTETEYPYLIQSEIDEKTFQKGNAYVTFSRYDTDDVMLIKLARKKKLKLGKDIGLISYNDTLVKEVLEDGITVISTDFEAMGKTVAQAILEEKIVIKRNPTKVIKRHSL; the protein is encoded by the coding sequence ATGAAATACCAACAGCTTGCCGATCACATTATGTCACTGATTGAAATTGATCAGCTACATATTGGAGATCAGCTGCCTTCTCTCAAGCAGCTGCAGTTACAATTAAAAATGAGTAAGGAAACTTTACTCAAAGGCCTAAATGAACTTGTTGAAAAAGGCATCGTTGAATCTGTATACAGGAAAGGATATTATGTACGCAAAAAGGCCATTCACCATTCCTTCCGCGTGTTTTTGCTGCTTGATAAAATGAATATTCTGCGTGAACAGTTTTATAGGACGCTTTTTAACCAACTGGAAAACCGCGCCGATATAGATATCTACTTTCACCATCATAATTATCAGGTATTCGAAAAATTGATCAAAGAAAATCTGGGTTCATATACACATTACGTCATTGCAACTTTTTTAAAAGAAAATGTAGCCCCGCTCCTGAACCTGATTCCAGACAAGAAAAGAATAATTATTGATTTAAACGAGCAAGGTTTATCAGGCAATTACAGTAGTATATACCAGGATTACGGCTTTGACATTTATAATAGCCTTCATAAATTAAAGGCTGAGTTAAAAAAATACGATCGGCTGATATTGGTTGCCCATCCCGAAGCTGTTCATGCCAGGCTAGTAATTGAAGGTTTTTTACATTATTGCACTGAAACTGAATACCCCTACCTGATACAATCTGAGATTGATGAAAAGACTTTTCAAAAAGGTAATGCTTATGTAACCTTCAGCAGGTACGACACCGATGATGTCATGTTAATTAAGCTTGCGCGAAAAAAGAAACTTAAGTTAGGGAAGGATATAGGTCTCATCTCTTACAATGATACACTTGTGAAAGAAGTGCTTGAAGATGGTATTACGGTCATCTCAACTGATTTTGAGGCAATGGGTAAAACTGTTGCACAAGCCATCCTGGAAGAAAAAATCGTGATTAAGAGAAACCCGACAAAAGTTATTAAAAGACATTCGCTCTAA